In Winkia neuii, a genomic segment contains:
- the pheT gene encoding phenylalanine--tRNA ligase subunit beta, translating to MPYVTLDWLGEHTKIAEGTDAAQLAADLVKVGIEEEEIHASQVQGPLVVGKVLTQEPKEQKNGKVINYCRVDVGVHNDAPGEGKEPSDLPSRGIICGAHNFGPGDLVAVVLPGAVLPGPFPISSRKTYGHISDGMICSERELGLSNEHNGILVLTERYSPEQIPEPGESLMDLFGFGEEILEVNVTPDRGYCFSMRGLAREYSHSTGQPFDDPGIAPVPEADGKGFSVKISDQNPIRGNIGCDRFVTRVVRGVDPQAKTPEWMVHRLEVAGMRSLSLPVDVTNYVMMDLGQPMHAYDLSKVDEALHVRRAKAGESLTTLDEVKRELDPEDLLICDGAQGNRVLAIAGVMGGADTEVEEGTTDVLLEAAHFDAVSIARSSRRHKLPTEAAKRFERGVDPQLQAVAAQRAVDLLVEYGHGEADSHITDLNNVPEPTPIAMDQSYPSRLTGVDYGVGRITELLEMIGAQVDQDGDQLRVTAPSWRPDLTGPADLVEEIARLDGYDKIESIVPHAPAGTGLSFSQSVRRDVQNGLAASGLTQVLSYPFVGDAFDRQRLEEQDSRRDAVKLANPLAADHPYLRTSILDSLLPVAELNVARGTESLAIFEVGKVYFAKGTVPAPLPRADKRPDERTIAALHKGVPSQPQHVGIILAGQAGPTGVLGSVRNFDWADGIELARSICRIAGVQMEVEALAELPEPFHPGRVARLSVEGKEIGRAGELHPQVVAEYHLPARAVACELDLSAVLQKASQEPKQVKAVSTFPPSKEDIALVVDESLPAEDVAQLIRTLLGDVCEEVRLFDIYRGANIGEGKKSLAFSMKMRAADRTLTAEETASLRKRIVKKAGKKFGAELRS from the coding sequence ATGCCGTACGTAACTTTGGATTGGCTTGGCGAGCACACCAAGATCGCCGAAGGAACAGATGCAGCTCAACTTGCAGCTGATCTGGTGAAGGTGGGTATCGAAGAAGAAGAGATCCATGCCTCCCAGGTGCAGGGTCCGCTGGTAGTGGGCAAGGTGCTGACTCAGGAGCCAAAGGAACAAAAGAACGGCAAGGTAATCAACTACTGCCGCGTAGACGTCGGGGTACACAACGACGCTCCCGGCGAGGGCAAAGAACCGTCGGATCTGCCTTCGCGGGGGATCATCTGCGGCGCGCATAACTTTGGTCCGGGTGACCTGGTTGCTGTTGTTTTGCCTGGAGCGGTCCTTCCGGGGCCGTTCCCTATTAGCTCTAGGAAGACTTACGGGCACATCTCTGACGGCATGATCTGTTCTGAGCGTGAGCTGGGGCTTTCGAATGAACATAATGGCATTCTGGTGCTTACAGAACGCTATTCTCCGGAGCAGATACCTGAGCCTGGCGAGTCGCTAATGGATCTGTTTGGCTTCGGCGAAGAGATCTTGGAAGTGAACGTCACCCCTGATAGGGGCTATTGTTTCTCGATGCGTGGCCTCGCCAGGGAATACTCTCATTCCACAGGGCAGCCGTTTGATGACCCGGGTATTGCCCCCGTGCCGGAGGCTGATGGTAAGGGATTCAGCGTAAAGATCTCGGACCAGAACCCCATTCGCGGGAACATAGGTTGCGATCGTTTTGTAACGCGCGTGGTGCGTGGTGTCGATCCGCAGGCAAAGACTCCTGAGTGGATGGTTCATCGTCTAGAGGTCGCTGGCATGCGCTCGCTTTCTTTGCCCGTAGACGTCACTAACTACGTGATGATGGATCTTGGACAGCCAATGCACGCATACGATCTGTCTAAGGTAGACGAGGCTTTGCATGTGCGTCGCGCTAAAGCAGGCGAGAGCCTAACTACTCTTGACGAGGTAAAGCGCGAATTGGATCCCGAAGACCTACTTATCTGTGACGGTGCGCAGGGAAACCGAGTGCTTGCCATTGCAGGTGTGATGGGTGGCGCGGATACCGAGGTCGAGGAGGGCACCACCGATGTGTTGCTCGAAGCAGCCCACTTTGATGCAGTGTCTATTGCGCGCTCGTCGCGGCGACACAAACTACCTACCGAAGCCGCAAAACGCTTCGAGCGCGGGGTGGACCCACAGCTGCAGGCAGTAGCCGCTCAGCGCGCGGTTGATCTGTTGGTCGAGTACGGTCACGGAGAAGCAGACAGTCATATAACTGATCTGAACAACGTTCCTGAGCCGACCCCGATTGCTATGGACCAGTCGTATCCTTCCAGGCTCACGGGCGTCGATTACGGCGTTGGCCGAATAACTGAGCTGCTCGAGATGATTGGTGCGCAGGTAGATCAGGATGGGGACCAGCTTCGTGTTACTGCGCCGTCGTGGCGTCCTGATCTGACCGGGCCGGCGGATTTGGTTGAAGAGATCGCTCGTTTGGATGGCTACGACAAGATTGAGTCGATTGTGCCGCATGCTCCGGCAGGAACTGGCCTTTCTTTCTCTCAGTCTGTCCGTCGCGATGTGCAAAACGGTCTCGCTGCTTCTGGTCTTACCCAGGTGCTGTCGTACCCGTTCGTAGGGGATGCTTTTGATAGGCAGCGCCTAGAGGAGCAGGATTCGCGCAGGGATGCGGTGAAGCTTGCTAACCCGCTGGCCGCTGATCATCCTTATCTGCGCACTTCAATTCTCGATTCGCTCCTGCCTGTGGCGGAACTGAATGTCGCCCGTGGCACTGAATCTCTTGCAATCTTCGAGGTAGGAAAGGTCTACTTCGCTAAGGGAACTGTGCCTGCGCCACTGCCAAGGGCAGATAAAAGGCCGGATGAGCGAACGATTGCCGCCCTACACAAGGGGGTACCGAGCCAGCCGCAGCATGTCGGGATAATTCTTGCCGGTCAGGCAGGGCCAACCGGTGTTCTCGGGAGCGTCCGTAATTTTGACTGGGCGGATGGAATTGAGCTGGCGCGCAGTATTTGCCGCATTGCCGGGGTGCAAATGGAAGTTGAGGCACTCGCCGAATTGCCCGAACCGTTCCATCCAGGACGAGTCGCACGGCTGAGTGTAGAAGGTAAGGAAATTGGTCGAGCAGGCGAATTGCACCCGCAGGTAGTGGCTGAGTATCACTTGCCTGCCCGCGCAGTTGCTTGTGAACTAGACCTGTCGGCTGTTTTGCAGAAGGCTTCGCAAGAGCCTAAGCAGGTTAAAGCTGTCTCTACCTTCCCGCCTTCGAAGGAAGATATTGCGCTCGTAGTGGATGAATCTCTTCCTGCCGAGGACGTAGCACAGCTCATTCGTACTTTGCTTGGTGATGTTTGTGAAGAAGTACGCCTCTTCGATATTTACCGTGGTGCGAACATTGGGGAAGGGAAGAAGTCGCTTGCCTTCTCGATGAAGATGCGCGCTGCGGATCGCACGCTGACAGCGGAAGAAACAGCTTCTTTGCGTAAGCGAATAGTGAAGAAGGCTGGCAAGAAGTTTGGAGCTGAGCTTCGTAGCTAG
- a CDS encoding flavodoxin domain-containing protein: protein MKTLVAVATKHGSTGEIGDVIVDELRNAGHEAKRVDPGKVRDLSGIDAVVLGSAVYMTQWLEGAGDFAKKFGEELRTLPMWAFSVGLSGVPKGNVQDPSRVGPVLLSMEPIDYVTFKGKLDPTVLNLRERTVARLGGALEGDFREWERIRKWAQQVASKLDELEAKKN from the coding sequence ATGAAGACGTTAGTAGCAGTTGCGACAAAACATGGTTCCACAGGTGAAATCGGTGACGTCATCGTCGATGAGCTGCGAAACGCAGGTCACGAGGCAAAACGGGTTGATCCAGGTAAAGTCCGCGACCTATCCGGCATTGACGCCGTAGTCTTGGGTAGTGCGGTATACATGACTCAGTGGCTCGAAGGGGCAGGTGATTTTGCAAAGAAGTTCGGTGAAGAGCTTCGCACATTGCCTATGTGGGCATTCTCGGTCGGTCTTTCGGGGGTTCCTAAGGGCAATGTCCAAGATCCCTCCAGGGTAGGGCCAGTTCTTCTGTCTATGGAACCGATCGATTATGTCACCTTCAAGGGCAAGTTGGATCCCACTGTGCTGAATTTGCGTGAACGTACCGTTGCCCGTCTTGGCGGTGCTTTAGAGGGCGATTTCCGCGAGTGGGAACGCATCCGCAAGTGGGCTCAGCAGGTGGCTTCTAAGCTTGATGAGCTCGAAGCCAAGAAGAATTAG
- the pheS gene encoding phenylalanine--tRNA ligase subunit alpha — MTSQLTPLDGPGIEAAVEEALEAFAAATDLEELKALKAQHIGDGSPIASANRMMREVPKEQKAEAGKRMGAARGAVQSAFAKRNEELAREAEERALAQEVVDVTVPTDRSLTGARHPLETLMEQISDFFVSMGWDIADGPEIEHEWFNFDALNFDIDHPARQMQDTFYVDGTSIGGQSVREGNLVMRTHTSPVQARVLLDKEPPVYVACPGKVFRSDELDATHTPVFHQVEGLAVDKGITMAHLKGTLDHFAKTMFGPEAKTRLRPSYFPFTEPSAEMDLWFPQKKGGAGWIEWGGCGMVNPNVLRACGIDPDVYTGFAFGMGIERTLMLQHGIADMHDIVEGDVRFSSQFGTTGRGN; from the coding sequence ATGACTAGCCAGCTCACCCCATTAGATGGGCCAGGTATTGAGGCTGCGGTTGAGGAAGCACTGGAAGCTTTCGCAGCAGCTACTGATCTAGAAGAATTGAAGGCTCTGAAGGCGCAACATATTGGCGATGGTTCTCCAATCGCGTCGGCCAATCGCATGATGCGAGAGGTGCCGAAGGAGCAAAAGGCCGAGGCGGGAAAGCGCATGGGTGCAGCCCGTGGCGCCGTGCAAAGTGCATTTGCTAAGAGGAATGAAGAACTTGCGCGGGAGGCTGAAGAGCGTGCACTCGCACAGGAAGTAGTGGATGTTACGGTGCCTACCGACCGTTCACTAACGGGAGCTCGTCACCCACTGGAAACGCTCATGGAACAAATATCCGACTTCTTCGTCTCGATGGGGTGGGATATTGCAGATGGTCCTGAAATTGAGCACGAATGGTTCAATTTTGACGCGCTCAACTTCGATATTGATCATCCGGCCCGGCAGATGCAGGATACTTTTTACGTCGATGGGACCTCTATTGGCGGACAATCTGTGCGCGAGGGAAACCTAGTCATGCGTACTCATACTTCCCCGGTGCAAGCTCGCGTGCTTCTCGACAAAGAGCCGCCCGTTTACGTTGCCTGCCCAGGTAAGGTCTTCCGATCTGATGAGCTGGATGCTACTCACACGCCAGTGTTCCACCAGGTTGAAGGCTTGGCAGTTGACAAGGGCATCACTATGGCTCATCTGAAGGGGACGTTGGACCACTTCGCCAAGACGATGTTCGGCCCGGAGGCAAAGACTCGGTTGCGTCCCTCGTACTTCCCATTTACCGAGCCAAGTGCCGAAATGGACCTGTGGTTCCCGCAGAAGAAGGGGGGCGCCGGCTGGATCGAGTGGGGCGGTTGTGGCATGGTCAATCCCAATGTCTTACGCGCCTGCGGTATCGATCCTGACGTCTATACGGGATTCGCGTTCGGCATGGGGATTGAGCGTACGTTGATGCTGCAGCATGGAATTGCTGACATGCATGACATTGTCGAGGGCGACGTCCGTTTCTCGAGTCAATTTGGTACTACCGGAAGGGGCAACTGA
- a CDS encoding arginine repressor yields MGQVRPGTKAARRAAIAEIFASETIGSQSELRDALGARGITTTQATLSRDLVEMHATKVRNESGDYVYGLSTTRVVPGEVSTESGEVRLRRWSQDLVVAATAVAHQVVLRTPAGAAQLLASAIDGAMLEGVVGCVAGDDTVLIICVDPEQAEEVTQYLMNFAESRGTEN; encoded by the coding sequence ATGGGACAGGTTAGGCCAGGAACTAAAGCTGCGCGTAGGGCAGCGATTGCCGAGATCTTTGCATCGGAAACTATTGGATCTCAATCTGAGCTCCGTGATGCTCTAGGGGCCCGTGGAATCACTACTACTCAGGCAACCTTGTCTCGAGACCTGGTCGAGATGCATGCGACAAAGGTTCGTAACGAATCGGGGGACTATGTTTACGGTCTCTCGACTACCCGGGTTGTGCCTGGAGAGGTATCTACAGAATCGGGTGAAGTGAGGCTCCGACGATGGAGCCAAGACCTAGTGGTGGCAGCTACGGCCGTGGCCCATCAGGTGGTTCTTAGGACGCCTGCTGGTGCTGCCCAGCTGCTTGCTTCTGCCATCGATGGGGCGATGCTTGAAGGCGTGGTGGGCTGTGTTGCGGGCGATGACACCGTCCTCATCATCTGTGTCGATCCGGAGCAAGCCGAAGAAGTGACCCAATATCTAATGAATTTCGCAGAGTCGCGTGGAACTGAAAATTGA